One region of Duncaniella freteri genomic DNA includes:
- a CDS encoding DNA polymerase III subunit gamma/tau → MDHYIVSARKYRPSTFDSVVGQKALTATLKNAIASGRLAHSYLFCGSRGVGKTSCARIFAKTINCLSPTPEGEACNECDSCRAFNEGNSLNIIELDAASNNSVDDIRQLVEQVQIPPGQGRYRVFIVDEVHMLSSAAFNAFLKTLEEPPSYVIFILATTEKHKIIPTILSRCQIYDFNRITVRDMVDHLTYVAKSEGITAEPSALNIIARKADGAMRDALSIFDQVAASSRGNITYRSTIDNLNVLDFNYYNRLLDCFLEGKVLDSWLIYKEIRDKGFDSHFFINGVADYMRDLMVARDPSTIVLLEADDDARKAMAEKAVKCHPEFIYRAMNLCNEADLNYRTASNKQFLVELTLAKICQLLSPSPGNSGEGGGQLQKIADSNTPSAPVQQAATTAAAPAAPNVQPKTPVTATPAQTSTSAASPQKPVTSPLPPPAAPPAGKRIIKKTGIGTFSISGNDGNTSQQSSSLTPAATQQRDAAYTPGQLNSAWQSYIKAHPTSHILINTMRASFPSPMEGHTYRVMVENEKQREEMMSAMPSILSTLHDATSNDHIMITVEINQGETSPHTWNERQVLNHMVENNPGLRDFIDDMQLTIG, encoded by the coding sequence ATGGACCATTATATTGTATCGGCAAGAAAGTACCGGCCGTCGACATTCGACAGTGTCGTAGGTCAGAAAGCACTGACAGCCACACTCAAAAACGCAATTGCCTCGGGACGACTCGCCCACAGCTACCTGTTCTGCGGCTCACGCGGAGTAGGCAAGACCTCATGTGCGCGCATCTTTGCCAAGACCATCAACTGCCTGTCGCCTACCCCCGAAGGCGAGGCATGCAACGAGTGTGATTCATGCCGCGCATTCAATGAGGGCAACTCGCTGAACATAATCGAGCTTGACGCCGCCTCCAACAACAGTGTGGACGACATACGTCAGCTCGTTGAGCAGGTGCAGATACCCCCTGGTCAGGGCAGATACCGTGTGTTCATAGTCGACGAGGTGCACATGCTCTCCTCAGCAGCCTTCAACGCATTCCTGAAGACACTTGAGGAGCCACCGAGCTATGTGATATTCATACTCGCCACCACCGAGAAACACAAGATAATCCCCACTATCCTATCCCGCTGCCAGATATACGACTTCAACCGTATCACAGTGCGCGATATGGTAGACCATCTCACATATGTGGCAAAAAGCGAAGGGATCACAGCCGAACCGTCGGCTCTCAACATCATAGCCCGCAAAGCTGACGGAGCCATGCGCGATGCCCTCTCCATATTCGACCAGGTGGCGGCATCCTCGCGCGGAAACATCACCTACAGGAGCACCATCGACAATCTCAATGTCCTGGACTTCAACTACTACAACCGTCTGCTCGACTGTTTTCTTGAAGGCAAAGTACTCGACTCATGGCTTATCTACAAGGAGATACGCGACAAGGGCTTCGACTCCCACTTTTTCATCAACGGAGTTGCCGACTACATGCGTGACCTCATGGTGGCACGCGACCCATCGACAATCGTACTGCTCGAAGCTGACGACGACGCACGCAAGGCCATGGCAGAGAAAGCCGTGAAATGCCATCCTGAATTCATCTACAGGGCAATGAACCTGTGCAATGAGGCTGATCTAAACTACCGCACGGCATCCAACAAGCAATTCCTTGTGGAGCTCACGCTCGCCAAGATATGCCAATTGTTAAGCCCTTCTCCCGGCAATAGCGGCGAAGGAGGGGGGCAGTTACAGAAGATCGCCGACTCGAACACGCCATCAGCCCCGGTACAACAGGCTGCCACCACAGCCGCCGCACCGGCTGCTCCCAACGTCCAGCCAAAGACTCCGGTCACAGCCACTCCGGCTCAGACATCCACAAGCGCAGCTTCACCGCAAAAGCCTGTCACCTCTCCCCTGCCGCCACCCGCCGCACCACCGGCAGGCAAGCGAATCATAAAGAAGACCGGCATAGGCACGTTCTCCATATCCGGAAACGACGGCAATACCTCCCAACAGTCATCATCACTCACACCCGCCGCCACACAACAGCGGGATGCTGCCTATACTCCCGGGCAACTCAACTCGGCATGGCAATCATACATAAAGGCCCATCCCACAAGCCATATACTCATCAACACAATGCGTGCATCCTTTCCGTCGCCCATGGAAGGACACACCTATCGCGTGATGGTCGAGAATGAGAAACAGCGAGAGGAGATGATGTCAGCAATGCCATCGATACTATCCACCCTGCATGACGCCACATCCAATGATCATATAATGATCACAGTTGAAATCAACCAGGGGGAGACCTCGCCTCACACATGGAACGAAAGGCAGGTGCTAAACCATATGGTGGAAAACAATCCCGGACTGCGTGATTTTATAGATGATATGCAACTCACTATAGGCTAA
- a CDS encoding PAS domain-containing protein, producing MDMIQEFQWAESMNCAVTVCDKEGVILYMNAPARELYRKHGDLIGTNLLGCHSERSRGIIRHMLDTGESNSYTIRKQGLRKMIYQTPWRKDGEVAGIVEISMIIPEELPHYDRG from the coding sequence ATGGACATGATACAGGAATTTCAATGGGCAGAGTCCATGAATTGTGCAGTGACAGTGTGTGACAAAGAGGGTGTGATACTATATATGAACGCGCCCGCCCGTGAATTGTACAGGAAACACGGTGATCTCATCGGCACCAATCTGCTCGGATGCCATTCCGAGCGTTCGCGCGGTATAATCCGCCACATGCTTGACACAGGCGAGAGCAACTCCTACACCATCAGAAAGCAGGGTCTGCGAAAGATGATATATCAGACCCCATGGCGCAAGGATGGTGAAGTGGCTGGTATAGTGGAGATCTCCATGATCATCCCGGAGGAACTTCCTCACTACGATCGAGGATAG
- a CDS encoding SDR family NAD(P)-dependent oxidoreductase — translation MNRIIIMGATSGLGLRVAERLAEMGWLVGAAGRKDDVLNDLKVRYPDNVVTAHIDVTKSGAPKDLLKLISKMDGMDVYFHVAGIGYENSALNLHDELSTLETNVTGFVRMTATAYRYFRDTGSSGQIAAITSVAGTNGIGRLASYSSTKRFQQTYLRALNQLATIDGADVKFTDIRPGWVRTPLLNPHEEYPMTMRMPYAVPKILKALLRRKRVAVIDWRWNLLVGLWRLIPESLWVKIPVPVSTSSASPKDKKINAAEATYDPA, via the coding sequence ATGAACAGAATCATAATCATGGGAGCCACATCCGGATTAGGACTCCGAGTGGCGGAGAGGCTTGCCGAAATGGGCTGGCTCGTCGGGGCCGCCGGACGCAAAGATGATGTGCTCAACGACCTTAAGGTACGCTACCCCGACAATGTAGTCACAGCTCATATAGACGTGACAAAATCCGGAGCACCCAAGGATCTTCTCAAACTCATCAGTAAGATGGACGGAATGGACGTATATTTCCACGTGGCAGGGATCGGATACGAGAATTCCGCACTCAATCTTCATGACGAACTATCCACACTGGAAACCAATGTGACAGGATTCGTGAGGATGACAGCGACAGCCTACAGGTATTTCCGGGACACCGGAAGCAGCGGTCAGATAGCCGCGATAACATCCGTGGCAGGAACCAACGGCATAGGCAGACTCGCATCATACTCATCGACAAAACGTTTCCAGCAGACATATCTGCGTGCCCTCAACCAGCTCGCCACAATAGATGGAGCGGATGTGAAATTCACCGACATACGTCCCGGATGGGTGCGTACACCACTCTTGAATCCCCATGAGGAATATCCCATGACCATGCGTATGCCTTATGCCGTGCCCAAGATACTCAAAGCACTGCTCCGGCGCAAACGCGTAGCGGTAATCGACTGGCGATGGAACCTGCTGGTAGGGCTGTGGAGACTCATACCTGAATCACTTTGGGTAAAAATACCTGTCCCTGTCTCCACCTCATCCGCATCGCCAAAGGATAAAAAGATCAATGCAGCCGAAGCAACCTACGACCCGGCATAA
- a CDS encoding SusC/RagA family TonB-linked outer membrane protein, with amino-acid sequence MKQCNAILHLFCALVMSMPILGTQDIYAQSSTQQASGRLIMGQVLDDEGEPLPGATVRIKGSKGIGSATTTAGNGTFSLNYQGDSSAPTLSVSYIGMVTKDVKVDFKKTMKITLESDALKLSEVTVVDDGYNRLPRRDMVGAYTTIKAEDVIIPGYQSIDQMLQGRVAGMIVSNNSARVGSMPNIKIRGTSTILGNTSPLWVVDGVIQPDPIEISASEALTDDMATLIGNQVSWLNPLDIETITVLKDASATAIYGSKASNGVIVITTKKGSSERVAVRYSGSVSIRERSSYDKYDKMNSLERIQFSKEAYDAGARYATAPVPQIYSYEGLMAMFNDRLITADQFAYHMQRLETVNTDWLDLLTRTSVSNNHNLSISGGTSKVTYNASFGYSNDKGVEIGNDQDQITSRLNVGIDFSKRLRVDVNMNGSVRNSDGYAGGANPQSYALNTSRALPAYNEDGTLAYYQNTYSYPYGVDKQRLYGYNILNELANTYSNNQNKTFSTSVNASYKILEVLSYQFVGSINQSTNNTESYIGENASYIEKNFRGYPAGTEEYGSTKYKEALLPRGGQLSTTSSTSTSYSMTHKLQYSQVFDQKHRLNGLAGFEMRSVKNKSNTNTVWGYIPERGQTIIMPPPPGQLVGGSMPEWGIMDSYLRAGSGWNSYERTDNYLSLFSVLAYSYDNRYVLNANFRWDASNRFGQDTNNRFNPTYSFGFSWRIAQENFIKENLWWLNQLNLRTTYGIQGNVVNSVSPELLASYGGYTHFYNQFVSTISSLPNPYLKWESTKSWNFGLDLQLFSKVTMNLEYYTRSSNALTSQKISEEYGRGSMNLNGGLIHNHGVEMTVNYTPISNKDFAWTIGFNMSKNWNRSETPENILRANKPTTQEYLAGGKPLKEGYPLSGFWSYSFAGLSSEGYPTFNMLDFEGPVNVDLDPTTFLVYSGERDAYFTGGFNTRLRYKGISLSTSFSALLGGHKRLPNPYSSFDTDGRLPSPYDNLSKTLNDRWKQPGDEYHTNIPALWTVSEPGRQPKIQLPNSDIMQNIYSLWASSDVRVVDSSFLRCNNISLSYYLPTAWCNKFGAQSLSVSANVSNLFVIADSKWNGYDPELGSSRMPHMYSFGLNVSF; translated from the coding sequence ATGAAACAGTGTAATGCAATACTACATCTGTTCTGCGCACTCGTGATGTCAATGCCGATTTTAGGCACACAGGATATCTATGCGCAGAGCAGCACCCAGCAAGCTTCAGGAAGGCTTATAATGGGACAAGTATTAGATGATGAAGGGGAGCCGCTCCCAGGAGCTACAGTCCGCATCAAAGGGTCCAAAGGTATAGGTTCTGCAACTACTACGGCCGGAAACGGTACATTCTCCCTCAATTATCAGGGTGACAGCTCTGCTCCCACTCTTTCCGTATCTTATATAGGTATGGTGACCAAGGATGTCAAGGTTGATTTTAAAAAGACCATGAAGATTACTCTTGAGTCGGATGCGCTCAAGCTATCAGAGGTCACAGTAGTTGACGACGGTTATAACCGTCTCCCACGTCGTGACATGGTGGGAGCCTACACCACCATCAAGGCTGAGGATGTCATCATCCCCGGCTATCAGTCCATCGATCAGATGCTTCAGGGACGAGTGGCAGGTATGATCGTATCAAACAATTCCGCACGTGTCGGTTCAATGCCCAACATCAAGATCCGTGGTACATCCACCATTCTCGGAAACACCAGCCCATTATGGGTGGTGGACGGTGTGATACAGCCCGATCCCATTGAGATAAGTGCATCCGAGGCTCTGACCGATGATATGGCGACACTTATCGGCAACCAGGTGTCATGGCTTAATCCTCTTGATATCGAGACCATTACTGTCCTTAAGGATGCTTCTGCGACAGCTATTTACGGATCAAAGGCATCCAACGGTGTGATTGTCATAACCACCAAGAAGGGCTCGTCGGAACGTGTTGCAGTGCGCTACTCAGGGAGTGTCTCAATACGTGAGCGTTCAAGTTATGATAAATACGACAAGATGAACTCGCTTGAGCGCATACAGTTCAGCAAGGAAGCTTACGATGCCGGTGCCCGCTATGCAACAGCTCCTGTCCCGCAGATATATTCTTATGAAGGACTTATGGCTATGTTCAATGACCGTCTGATAACTGCTGACCAGTTTGCCTACCATATGCAGCGTCTTGAGACAGTCAATACCGACTGGCTTGATCTGCTCACACGCACATCGGTGTCAAACAACCATAACCTCAGTATTTCGGGCGGAACATCCAAGGTCACTTACAATGCGTCGTTCGGTTATTCCAATGACAAAGGTGTCGAGATCGGCAATGACCAGGACCAGATCACATCACGCCTTAATGTGGGTATCGACTTCAGCAAGCGTCTGCGTGTCGACGTAAATATGAACGGTTCGGTGCGTAATTCCGACGGTTATGCCGGCGGAGCCAATCCTCAGAGTTACGCTCTTAACACAAGCCGCGCTCTGCCTGCTTACAACGAGGATGGCACTCTTGCTTATTACCAGAACACTTATTCATATCCCTATGGTGTAGACAAGCAGCGTCTTTATGGCTATAACATATTAAACGAGCTTGCCAACACTTATTCCAATAATCAGAATAAGACCTTCTCGACATCGGTAAACGCAAGCTACAAGATTTTGGAGGTCCTGTCATATCAGTTCGTGGGCAGTATCAACCAGTCAACCAATAACACTGAGTCATATATAGGAGAAAACGCCTCTTATATAGAAAAGAATTTCCGTGGCTATCCTGCGGGCACAGAAGAGTATGGCTCTACCAAATACAAGGAAGCACTCCTGCCTCGTGGCGGCCAGCTCTCCACCACAAGCTCTACAAGTACGAGCTATTCGATGACCCATAAGCTACAGTACTCACAGGTGTTTGATCAGAAACACCGTCTGAACGGTCTTGCAGGATTCGAGATGCGTTCCGTCAAGAACAAGAGCAACACCAACACTGTATGGGGTTACATACCCGAGCGCGGTCAGACTATTATTATGCCTCCACCTCCCGGACAGCTTGTAGGCGGCTCTATGCCTGAATGGGGTATCATGGACAGCTATCTGCGTGCCGGAAGCGGTTGGAATTCTTACGAGCGTACCGACAATTATCTGTCATTGTTCAGTGTGCTTGCCTACTCATACGACAATCGCTATGTGCTTAATGCCAATTTCCGTTGGGATGCCTCCAACCGTTTCGGTCAGGACACCAACAACAGGTTCAATCCCACTTACTCGTTCGGTTTCTCATGGCGTATAGCACAGGAGAATTTCATCAAGGAAAACCTGTGGTGGCTCAATCAGCTCAACCTGCGTACCACTTACGGTATACAGGGTAATGTGGTGAATTCGGTAAGCCCGGAACTGCTGGCTTCTTACGGTGGCTACACGCACTTTTACAATCAGTTTGTATCCACCATCTCTTCGCTTCCCAATCCTTACCTGAAATGGGAGAGCACCAAGAGCTGGAACTTCGGTCTTGATCTCCAGTTGTTCAGCAAAGTGACGATGAACCTTGAATATTACACTCGCTCGTCAAATGCGTTGACCAGCCAAAAAATATCCGAGGAATATGGTAGAGGAAGTATGAATCTTAATGGCGGATTGATTCATAATCATGGAGTTGAGATGACGGTCAACTATACTCCGATCTCCAATAAGGATTTTGCTTGGACAATCGGTTTCAATATGTCAAAGAACTGGAACCGTTCCGAGACTCCTGAGAATATATTGAGAGCCAATAAGCCTACCACTCAGGAGTATCTTGCAGGTGGCAAACCTCTTAAAGAGGGTTATCCACTGTCAGGATTCTGGTCCTATTCGTTTGCCGGTCTTAGCTCGGAGGGTTATCCCACGTTCAATATGCTTGATTTCGAAGGTCCTGTCAATGTGGATCTTGATCCCACTACATTCCTTGTATACTCAGGAGAGAGGGATGCATACTTTACCGGAGGATTCAATACCCGTCTACGCTATAAGGGCATCTCCTTGTCCACATCGTTCTCGGCTTTGCTTGGCGGACACAAGCGTCTTCCCAACCCATATTCAAGTTTTGATACCGACGGACGTCTCCCTTCTCCTTACGACAACCTTTCAAAGACTCTTAATGACCGCTGGAAGCAGCCAGGTGATGAATATCACACTAACATTCCTGCATTATGGACTGTGTCGGAACCCGGACGCCAGCCCAAGATACAATTGCCTAATAGCGATATAATGCAGAACATATACTCATTGTGGGCAAGTTCGGATGTTCGTGTCGTTGACAGCTCATTCCTGCGTTGCAATAATATAAGCCTATCCTACTATCTCCCCACTGCATGGTGCAACAAATTCGGTGCACAGAGCCTGAGTGTTTCGGCAAATGTCAGCAATCTCTTTGTTATCGCCGACAGTAAGTGGAATGGCTATGACCCGGAGCTTGGTTCAAGCAGAATGCCCCACATGTATTCGTTCGGTCTGAACGTTAGTTTCTAA
- a CDS encoding RagB/SusD family nutrient uptake outer membrane protein yields the protein MKTYIKYLAVGMMAAAISSCGDFLDPKATSEYVPKDAESLNELLLGQAYPRKDIANTLDGFLHLMDDDIAFAPYQTYDNYFENKLSAMQIVFTWQPNMWDQLYVIYPSHNVNQYKAYYSLILGCNAILDYIGQANDSQEEINNILAQAHALRGYYYFQLVNIFGKPYNSPGGPESLGVPLKLTSNIEEAGIRRNTVGDVYDQVLSDLKAAEELYESLPADMQWKSNFRTSLPMVQLVLSRVYLYMENWAKAALYAEKVMNNSNFKFINVNDVPRMNPNAQSRIYYMNYQSYNSSPEVIMPFGNTADVAFWLFDTPKNGTPCFIASQDLLDSYEDTDLRKDFYIATTKQQDNYPRNWQTLPLGKISLNSQNNNLGSGSDNFGRSFRLSEAYLNYAEAKIELNEDISGVFAKVDLMRKNRFKPEDFKPTPSMSQDAAREFIRAERRRELCYEGHRWFDIRRWGMPEIKHVWHVDGETDVEYTLKAGDNAYTLPIPRTSIELNPDLEQNPMDSGSRPGVNINK from the coding sequence ATGAAAACATATATAAAGTATTTGGCAGTCGGGATGATGGCGGCGGCGATAAGCTCCTGCGGAGATTTCCTTGACCCCAAAGCCACGAGCGAATATGTCCCTAAGGATGCGGAATCGCTCAACGAACTGTTGCTCGGACAGGCATATCCGCGTAAGGATATCGCAAATACATTGGATGGATTTCTCCATCTGATGGACGATGACATTGCGTTTGCGCCATATCAGACTTATGATAATTATTTTGAGAATAAGTTGTCAGCCATGCAGATTGTCTTTACGTGGCAACCTAACATGTGGGACCAGCTTTACGTCATTTATCCTTCCCACAATGTCAACCAGTACAAGGCATATTATTCTCTGATCCTCGGTTGTAATGCTATTCTTGACTACATAGGTCAGGCCAACGACTCTCAGGAAGAAATAAATAATATACTTGCTCAGGCTCATGCCCTGCGCGGTTACTATTATTTTCAGCTGGTCAACATATTCGGCAAACCCTACAACTCACCGGGTGGTCCTGAGTCTCTTGGTGTACCCTTGAAATTGACTTCCAATATCGAAGAAGCTGGTATACGCCGCAACACAGTCGGAGATGTGTATGATCAGGTTTTGTCGGATCTTAAAGCTGCTGAGGAACTTTATGAGTCTCTCCCTGCGGACATGCAGTGGAAGTCGAATTTCCGCACCAGTCTCCCTATGGTTCAGCTCGTGCTCTCACGTGTATATCTTTATATGGAGAACTGGGCAAAGGCTGCTTTATATGCCGAGAAGGTCATGAATAACAGTAATTTCAAGTTCATCAATGTGAATGACGTGCCTCGAATGAATCCCAATGCACAGTCACGAATCTATTACATGAATTACCAGAGCTATAATTCGTCGCCGGAGGTGATTATGCCCTTTGGAAATACAGCGGATGTCGCTTTCTGGCTTTTCGATACTCCTAAAAACGGAACACCTTGTTTCATAGCATCCCAGGATCTTTTGGATTCCTATGAGGATACCGACCTTCGTAAAGATTTTTATATCGCTACCACCAAACAGCAGGATAACTATCCCCGAAACTGGCAGACTCTTCCTTTGGGCAAGATCAGCCTTAACAGCCAGAACAATAATCTCGGTTCAGGAAGTGATAACTTCGGTAGAAGTTTCCGTCTGTCGGAGGCTTATCTCAACTATGCAGAGGCTAAGATTGAGCTTAACGAAGATATCTCCGGTGTCTTTGCCAAGGTGGATCTGATGCGTAAAAACCGTTTCAAGCCGGAGGATTTTAAGCCTACTCCATCGATGTCACAGGATGCAGCGCGTGAGTTCATACGTGCAGAACGTCGCCGTGAGCTTTGCTACGAGGGTCACCGGTGGTTCGACATCCGCCGTTGGGGTATGCCTGAAATCAAGCACGTATGGCACGTGGATGGGGAGACTGATGTTGAGTACACACTCAAGGCAGGCGACAATGCCTACACACTCCCTATCCCGCGAACTTCTATAGAGCTCAACCCCGATCTTGAGCAGAATCCTATGGATTCTGGCTCACGTCCCGGCGTAAATATCAATAAATAA